The Euleptes europaea isolate rEulEur1 chromosome 2, rEulEur1.hap1, whole genome shotgun sequence genome has a segment encoding these proteins:
- the LOC130494029 gene encoding cartilage intermediate layer protein 2-like, whose protein sequence is MRGKRFDSSSDSSKLWTGKAGRLFRAVWTSDIPSGCAEEKRFGQTQAVAQTEEIRNRQNQPRYGNARWVSFKKRMTSHDLGRACLSLLGEWTSWFNVDHPGGEGDFETLEAIRFYYRERVCSQPKAIQARTTEWELPEEVGEVVRYNPQEGFRCLNRDQQGGKSCSNYHVRFLCPADPMDWLGWSDWSAWSACSRTACGVSGVQTRNRTCLSRSGSAPGQRLQCLGKPAERQTCSSGPCQETKWSSWGPWSPCSKTCGTGGKRARRRSCQKSKLLRCVGRPSEVQKCSQMPCPACLLSCDMGIPNKDCSACSCPNHTLSGIVQRADGTGLANAQISLVDRPAAVLAQSDRRGQFTIRGICAGSSANISASLERFATGSASVIPDGSWTSLVEIVLHRLEKPYIVVHPESKVRKVGSKVRFCCSAQGTPEPRKYYWYHNGTLLDRKTHKYDSSLVLKDLGPHQAGTYHCKASSDLGSIKSSVAHLTIIEPGVPACMAQPEEYLIRLPEECFQEGTGSHFYNVGRCPNALCDGSLADSLQCQDGTEHCCGTLRMEVREIHCIGYVLPVKVVAECGCASCAQPKILVRGKASAADDGEPLRFGEIYLGAEKIGFTGYKGTFTIEVPPNTQRMVVKFVDRMQKFVDAVKVFPFDQRGGAVYQDVKLMRRKKPVNLEAMETNVIPLGEVAGEDPIGEIVIPPASFFRPNGQVYNGTVKASITFVDPRDITSVNAASSDLNFINAEGDVFPLRTYGMFSVDFWEEGTNQGLETGRVEVKMDAELIKMPEHIQKMKLWSLNPVTGLWEEEGSFKQAKEKRGKREERAFLIGNLEIRERRLFNLDVPENRRCFVKVRAYINEKFMSNEQMEGIVVTLINLEPRPGYPSNPQAWGRFDSVVTGPNGACLPAFCDGQRADAYRAYVTATMGGEELEAVASRPKLDSRAIGVSQPYLNKLGYQRTDHDDPALKKTAFKINLAKPNQNNIDETDGPIYAYRSLKQCEEAPVTANHFRFYRVEVDKYEYNVVPFKESDLTTWTGDYLSWWPNPQEFRACYIKVKINGPQEYMVRSQNVGGSHPRTRGQLYGLRDARSVRDLAIYNSSAACLEFKCSGMLFDQGLVDRTLVSITPQGSCWRTSINSYLREYLGRHPPLVENNDTTIFNMLAPVDPLGHNYGIYTVTDQNPRLAKEIAIGRCFDGTSDGFSREMKSTTGIALTFTCQEKPVGRKSFFQRLLEFPAQTLTEIRREMRGNEQLRGSSQVVAYPSGLRTMFSTQTRRTPSSQRRAGAARTRQ, encoded by the exons ATGAGGGGGAAACGCTTCGACAGCAGCAGCGATTCCAGCAAGCTCTGGACGGGCAAAGCCGGAAGGCTGTTTCGTGCGGTGTGGACGAGTGACATCCCCAG CGGATGCGCAGAGGAAAAACGATTTGGCCAAACCCAAGCAGTTGCCCAAACAGAAGAAATCAGGAACCGCCAGAACCAGCCTCGCTACGGAAATGCCCGGTGGGTCTCTTTCAAGAAGCGTATGACATCCCATGATTTGGGG CGAGCTTGCCTCTCTCTCCTAGGTGAATGGACGTCGTGGTTCAACGTGGACCATCCTGGGGGCGAGGGGGATTTCGAGACCCTGGAGGCCATTCGCTTCTACTACCGGGAGCGGGTGTGCTCCCAGCCGAAGGCCATCCAAGCCCGGACCACGGAGTGGGAGCTGCCCGAGGAGGTGGGCGAGGTGGTGCGTTACAACCCCCAGGAAGGCTTCCGCTGCCTCAACCGGGATCAACAAGGAGGCAAGAGCTGCTCCAATTACCACGTCCGTTTCCTGTGTCCGGCAG ATCCCATGGACTGGTTGGGCTGGTCAGACTGGTCGGCCTGGAGCGCTTGTTCCCGGACCGCCTGCGGCGTCAGCGGTGTCCAGACTCGGAACCGGACTTGCTTGAGCCGCTCTGGCTCGGCACCGGGGCAGCGGCTGCAATGTTTGGGGAAACCCGCAGAACGCCAGACCTGCAGCTCCGGACCGTGCCAAG AGACCAAATGGAGCTCCTGGGGGCCGTGGAGTCCTTGTTCCAAGACCTGCGGCACTGGGGGGAAACGGGCGAGGAGGCGGAGCTGCCAGAAGTCCAAACTCTTGCGCTGTGTCGGGCGTCCGTCGGAGGTGCAGAAGTGCTCCCAGATGCCCTGTCCAG CTTGCCTACTCAGCTGCGATATGGGCATCCCCAACAAGGACTGTAGCGCCTGCAGCTGTCCCAACCACACCCTTTCGGGGATCGTACAGAGAGCCGACGGGACGGGACTCGCCAACGCCCAGATCTCTCTCGTGGACCGGCCAGCGGCCGTGCTGGCGCAGAGTGACCGTCGGGGCCAGTTCACCATCCGTGGCATCTGTGCTGGGAGCAGCGCCAACATTAGCGCCAGCCTGGAGCGCTTTGCCACGGGCAGCGCCTCCGTCATCCCTGATGGCTCTTGGACATCCCTGGTAGAGATTGTACTCCACAGACTTG AGAAGCCTTACATAGTGGTCCATCCGGAATCAAAAGTGAGGAAAGTCGGGTCAAAGGTGCGGTTTTGCTGCAGTGCCCAAGGTActcctgaaccaaggaaatattACTG GTATCACAATGGGACACTCCTGGATCGGAAGACGCACAAGTATGACAGCAGCTTGGTTCTGAAAGACCTGGGGCCACATCAAGCTGGTACATATCACTGCAAAGCCAGCAGTGACCTGGGGTCTATCAAATCGTCCGTTGCCCACTTGACAATCATAG AGCCAGGAGTCCCTGCCTGCATGGCTCAGCCGGAGGAGTATCTCATCCGACTTCCAGAAGAGTGTTTCCAAGAAGGTACAGGATCCCACTTCTACAATGTCGGCCGCTGTCCCAACGCCCTTTGCGATGGAAGCTTGGCCGACAGTCTGCAGTGCCAAGATGGCACGGAGCACTGTTGCGGGACGCTGCGCATGGAGGTGCGGGAGATTCACTGCATCGGTTATGTCCTGCCTGTCAAGGTGGTGGCCGAGTGCGGGTGCGCCTCCTGCGCCCAGCCCAAGATCCTGGTCCGCGGGAAAGCTTCGGCAGCTGACGACGGGGAGCCCCTGCGTTTTGGTGAGATCTACCTAGGGGCTGAGAAGATCGGCTTCACTGGCTACAAGGGGACTTtcaccattgaagtcccacccaacACACAGCGGATGGTGGTCAAGTTTGTGGATCGTATGCAGAAGTTTGTGGATGCCGTCAAGGTCTTCCCGTTCGACCAGCGTGGTGGAGCTGTCTACCAGGATGTCAAACTGATGAGGAGGAAGAAGCCTGTTAATCTGGAAGCGATGGAGACCAACGTCATCCCTCTGGGAGAGGTGGCTGGAGAGGATCCCATCGGGGAGATAGTCATCCCTCCTGCGTCTTTCTTTAGGCCCAATGGGCAAGTGTACAATGGCACCGTGAAAGCCAGCATTACCTTCGTGGACCCCCGGGACATCACCTCTGTGAATGCAGCCTCCAGTGACCTGAATTTCATCAATGCTGAAGGGGACGTCTTCCCGCTCAGGACTTATGGGATGTTTTCAGTCGACTTCTGGGAAGAAGGAACCAACCAAGGGCTAGAAACGGGTCGTGTGGAGGTGAAGATGGATGCCGAGCTGATCAAGATGCCTGAACACATCCAGAAAATGAAGCTGTGGTCCCTCAACCCCGTGACAGGCCTGTGGGAGGAAGAAGGATCCTTCAAGCAGGCTAAGGAGAAGAGGGGGAAGCGCGAGGAGAGGGCCTTTCTCATTGGCAACCTGGAGATCCGCGAACGTCGCCTCTTCAACCTTGATGTTCCAGAAAACCGCCGCTGCTTTGTGAAAGTCCGGGCCTACATCAATGAGAAGTTCATGTCCAATGAGCAGATGGAGGGGATAGTGGTCACCCTAATCAACCTTGAACCCAGGCCTGGATACCCATCCAATCCGCAGGCCTGGGGAAGATTCGACAGCGTGGTGACCGGTCCCAACGGGGCTTGCTTGCCTGCCTTCTGCGATGGCCAACGAGCAGACGCTTACAGAGCCTACGTCACAGCTAccatgggaggggaggagctggaGGCCGTGGCATCTAGGCCAAAGCTCGATTCTCGTGCTATCGGAGTTTCCCAGCCTTATCTGAATAAGCTTGGCTACCAGCGGACCGACCATGATGACCCTGCCCTCAAGAAGACGGCCTTCAAGATTAACCTGGCCAAGCCCAACCAGAACAATATTGACGAGACCGACGGGCCTATCTATGCCTACCGTAGTCTGAAGCAATGTGAAGAGGCACCCGTCACCGCCAACCATTTCCGGTTCTACAGAGTAGAAGTGGACAAGTATGAATACAACGTGGTCCCGTTCAAGGAGAGCGACTTGACCACCTGGACAGGAGATTACCTCTCCTGGTGGCCCAACCCTCAGGAGTTCCGGGCCTGCTATATCAAGGTGAAGATTAACGGGCCTCAAGAGTACATGGTGCGGTCGCAAAATGTGGGGGGCAGCCATCCAAGGACTCGAGGACAGCTCTATGGTCTACGGGATGCTCGTAGTGTCCGAGACCTGGCCATCTATAATAGCTCAGCGGCTTGCCTAGAATTCAAGTGCAGTGGGATGTTGTTTGACCAAGGTTTGGTGGACAGGACTTTGGTGTCCATCACCCCCCAGGGAAGTTGCTGGCGTACATCTATCAACAGCTACCTGAGAGAATACCTAGGCCGCCACCCCCCGTTGGTGGAAAATAACGACACTACAATCTTCAACATGTTGGCTCCAGTGGATCCGCTGGGCCACAACTACGGCATCTACACTGTGACAGACCAGAATCCCCGCCTCGCCAAAGAGATCGCCATCGGCCGCTGCTTTGATGGGACTTCGGACGGTTTCTCGCGTGAGATGAAGTCCACTACCGGGATCGCCTTGACCTTCACCTGCCAGGAGAAACCGGTGGGGCGCAAGAGCTTCTTCCAGCGGCTGCTCGAATTTCCTGCCCAGACGCTGACTGAGATCCGGCGTGAAATGAGAGGCAATGAACAGCTGCGGggctcttcccaagtggtggctTACCCATCTGGGTTGCGGACCATGTTCTCCACACAAACCCGTCGGACCCCCAGCTCCCAAAGGAGAGCAGGAGCTGCTCGGACCCGACAGTGA